The genomic region ATATTCCGGGAATTGAAACTGTGGATGAGCTTAAAACACCGGGTTATGTGATACAGTTTGGATTGCCTCCTAATCGCATAGACTTAATGAATTCTATTGATGAGGTAGATTTTGGCGATGCCTGGAAAAAAAGTAAAACAGAACAAATAGAGGTGAATGGGAAGGAAGTTCCGGTATATTATTTGGGATTAGAGCATTTAATAAAAAACAAAGCTGCATCTGCCAGGGACAAAGATCTTGATGATCTGTCATATCTGAGAAAATTATAATTAAAGTTTATTACATACCATACCGTAGTCATCCGTAAGATCCGTTTTATCCGCGTTCCATTCGGTTGCTTGAAATGACTTGGTTGGCTTAGTCGTGCAGGTCTGAAGATCTTGGCTTGTTTATGTCCTTGCCATTCCTTCGCCACTCGGTCCATTGCACATCGTCCATCGCATTTCATTGGGACGATGAACCCCCAGGATTTTTGGAATGAATTGGTTGCCATGAATTTCGACCTCTTCTGTCTTCTCCTTCGCAAGGAGAAGGACGCTTATACAAATTCTGAGGTGGTAATATCCCGGAAATCACCCAAAGAGTTTCTCCTCCCGGGAGGAGATAAAGAGGAGGGTCGCTGGTGCCAAGGGCTCCGGTGGTAGATTAGGTTTGGTTGCCTCCATCTCCAAACCCTATCCCTGTCCCTTTCCCTAACGATCGCTTGCATTACGCCGCTCACGCCAAGGGCAAGGGAACGCCTTGGTGGCTTTGGATGTGGTTAAAGCTTCGGTGGTTGTGGCAGGCGCATCATCGGTGAATCGCGGATTATCCGGATAAAGGGATTCCGCGGATGACCAGAACCACTTCAATGTTCCTTGTTCGATGTTGAATGTTCGATGTTCTACCTGACAACCCTGGGTATAAAAAGCCCGTCATCCCGGTCAAACCGCAGTGAAGCGGAGGTGCCGAACCGGGATCTCCCTAAAATGGCTTGAAATTTTAAACCCACTCCCATCATCTGACGACTGTTTAAGGGGGCAGGCCGTCAACTCCTGCAAAGAGTCGTCCGATGATTAAGCAAGCCGGCGTACTCCGTGTTCCATTTGGCTGTTGGAAATGAGTTGGCTGTCCTAAACTCCGACCTCATCTGTCTTCTCCTTCGCAAGGAGAAGGACGCTTATAGAAATTTGTATGCATGGAAATGCCAGGAGGCTGTGGCACGTTCATCACCTTGAACCGGGATTTTCAGGATGAACAGGATTTAGCGGATAAATAAAACCACTTCAACGTTCCTTGTTCGATGTTGAATGTTCGATGTTCAATGTTCTACCTTTTTTGCTGAAATTTTGTTTGCATTCAATTACCTTAGGCAGGCAATTTCCATAGATCAAAGGTATGCATGGATTTAAAAAAGAAACTTTTAGAAAATACGGAGGCACTGATCGCGAAGGTGGATCAGGTGTCCGATTCCCAGTTCAACACCAAACCGGGAGGAGCGGAGGACAGCTGGTCGGTGGCGGATGTGGTGGAACATTTGTACCGGTCTGAATTCGGCATCCCCAAGCTTTTTACCGGTAAAACGGAAGCCGTGGTTGATCGTGCCCCTGATGCCTATCTTGAAGTCATGCGGAAACGGTTTTTGGAATCCGATAAAAAAATGAAAGCCTCCGATATTACGCTCCCCACAAAAGGGAAAAAACCCAAAGAAGCACTGATTTCCAAATTCCGGAAAAATCGCCGGAAAATTGCCGAATTGACCGGCGAATTAACGCCCGAAGCCTTATGTCTCTTATTTGAACACCCGATCTATGGATATTTGACCCGGCTGGAATGGGTTCATTTTAATATCATTCACGCCCAAAGACATATGCGACAGATTGAACGCATCAAATCTCAGATAAATTGAGCACCTTTAGAGACATCATCAGGATTTAACATCGAGTTCAAAAAAAGAATAAGGAAACAGAAAATAACCCCCAATAATCAGGACTATTGATCACTATGAAAATTACAGGCAGCGCATTGTTGGTATTGTTGTTCACAAGTGTTTTATCAGGGATGATAAATGCTCAGAGTTATTCGACAGAAGAGGTCGTTTTTAAAAGTGGCGACAATGTTTTAAGCGGGACGCTGGTGTTGCCCAACCGCGCTGAAAACGTGCCGATCCTGGTATTTATGGGAGGGATGTATGAATGGGGAGATTTTCATCCGCAACGCGAAGTTTTTATTCGTGAGAACCTGGAAGCGGTTTTCCCGCCGGCCGGGATCGGGGTGTTTTATTATGATCCGCGGGGAGTAGGGGATTCTGACGGGCGATGGAGCCGTACGACCCTCAACGGTTTTGCCGATGACGCCAAAGCCGCCATTGCTTACCTGGAACAGCGAAGGGAAGTGGATGCCGGCCGGATTGGGATTGTTGGTCAGGGCGAAGACGGCTGGGTGGCACAGATTGTGGCGGCCACCGCTCCGGAGCAGGTGAAGCTGATGGCCTCCCTGGCCGGACCTACCTTCAGCGCTACCCGGCAGCTGGTGAATGAATATCACAGTGAATATGTGTGCAACGGTCAGGACAGCACTTCGGCCTATGAAAAAGCCGTTCAGAAAGCGCAGTCGCACCAAAACTGGGTGTCTGCCATTTCCATCACGCGGCGGTGGCGGCACATGAAAATGAAACTGGATTTCGATCCCGCCCAATATATCCGGGAGATTGACATCCCCGCCCTGTTTGTATTCGGCGAAAATGACGGACAGGTGTATGCCGACTGGGCGATGGAGGAATTGAATATCATCTTTCCGGATTCCCTGCCTTCCAACTTCAGAACCCACCGTATCGCCGGCGCCAATCACTATTTCCACGTCGTCCCGCCGTGTTATGAGTATGAGGATGAGCGGGTAAGTGTAAGCCGAAACTTTTCATTCCGTTTCAAAGAAGTATTCCAGAGATTCATTTTTGAGAATTTGTAGGGGTAAGCACCCAGATGCTAAGTGCCAAGGACCAAATTCCAATGACCAAAAGGGCCGGCCATGGGGTACCCCAGGATCTTTTAAGTTTTGAGCGAAGCGGTAACTTAAAAGAAAGTGCCCTGGGAAAGTATGACCTGCCGGCCGGGTATAACCTGACAAGTCTCTGACTTGTATCATGATTGGGTTCCTTGAAATGACTTGGCTGCCTCTTTCGCCCCCTTGTTCATTTTGGCTTGATCCAAAACGAACCAAAAGATCAAGAAAACACGAAGATCGCAGGCCCGGAGGCGCCAAGGGCAAAGGTGGTAGATTAGGTTTGGTTGCCTCCATCTCCAAACCCTATCCCTGGCCCTTTCCCTAACGATCGCTTGCATTACGCCGCTCACGCCAAGGGCAAGGGAACGCCTTGGTGAGTGTGGATGCGGTTAGGTTAAAACCCCGGTGGTTGTAGAGAGCACATCCTTTGAACCATGATTTTCAGGATGGGCAGGATTCAGGGATGTTCAAAACCACTTCAACATTCCTTGTTCGATGTTGAATGTTCGATGTTCTACACATTCAACATTTAAAATTAACCTTACCATTGCTTTAGAAGATCTTTTTGTTCAAATTGTACTATTGAATTTAATTAACTCGTTATGGAAGACACGCTGATCAAAGAATTATCGCGACTCAATAAAAATGAAAAAATCATTTTGGTTGAAGCTTTGTGGGATTCTATAGCATCCGACCCTGACCAGGTTGACGTCCCCGCTCATCATCAAACCATTATTGAGAAAAGGCTGCAGACGCTTAAAGAAGATAAAGCCAATGGAAAGCCCTGGAGTGAAATCCGGAAAAAATATTTGTAGATAAGCGTGCCTAAAACATTGATCCTTACACCACAAGCCGAGAATGATTTTGAGGATGCTTATAGTTGGTATGAAAATCAAGACCCCGGTTTGGGGAAAGAGTTTGCTCGCTGTGTAGATGTAAAATTAACCTCGATTCTTCGGGTTCCTCATCAGTATCAATTGATTTATGAGAACACAGTTCGCAGGGCATTGGTCGGCCGATTCCCTTTTTCGATTTACTTTGTTGATGAAG from Gracilimonas sp. harbors:
- a CDS encoding type II toxin-antitoxin system RelE/ParE family toxin, with translation MILTPQAENDFEDAYSWYENQDPGLGKEFARCVDVKLTSILRVPHQYQLIYENTVRRALVGRFPFSIYFVDEEDSVTVFAVLHQHRNPEIWESRI
- a CDS encoding alpha/beta hydrolase, which translates into the protein MKITGSALLVLLFTSVLSGMINAQSYSTEEVVFKSGDNVLSGTLVLPNRAENVPILVFMGGMYEWGDFHPQREVFIRENLEAVFPPAGIGVFYYDPRGVGDSDGRWSRTTLNGFADDAKAAIAYLEQRREVDAGRIGIVGQGEDGWVAQIVAATAPEQVKLMASLAGPTFSATRQLVNEYHSEYVCNGQDSTSAYEKAVQKAQSHQNWVSAISITRRWRHMKMKLDFDPAQYIREIDIPALFVFGENDGQVYADWAMEELNIIFPDSLPSNFRTHRIAGANHYFHVVPPCYEYEDERVSVSRNFSFRFKEVFQRFIFENL
- a CDS encoding addiction module protein, which produces MEDTLIKELSRLNKNEKIILVEALWDSIASDPDQVDVPAHHQTIIEKRLQTLKEDKANGKPWSEIRKKYL
- a CDS encoding DinB family protein: MDLKKKLLENTEALIAKVDQVSDSQFNTKPGGAEDSWSVADVVEHLYRSEFGIPKLFTGKTEAVVDRAPDAYLEVMRKRFLESDKKMKASDITLPTKGKKPKEALISKFRKNRRKIAELTGELTPEALCLLFEHPIYGYLTRLEWVHFNIIHAQRHMRQIERIKSQIN
- a CDS encoding nucleotidyltransferase — its product is MDSNYFSGDIKEFIRLLDRYDVKYMIVGGEAVIYYGYPRLTGDVDFFFSSEDKNVTKLFKALSEFWDGDIPGIETVDELKTPGYVIQFGLPPNRIDLMNSIDEVDFGDAWKKSKTEQIEVNGKEVPVYYLGLEHLIKNKAASARDKDLDDLSYLRKL